The sequence GTTGTTAAATGATGAACTATTAAAGAAACTCGAGCTGTTATCTGCAGACGAACTGTTATATACGCTCGAACTGTTGCTTATCGATGAGCTGTTGTAGACACTCGAGCTGTTCGCTGCTGAACTGTTGTTGCTCACAAAATAGCTGTTGCTCGAACTGTTGAAACTCGAGCTGTTGTTAAATGACGAATTGTTAAACGATGAACTGTTAAAGAAACTCGAGCTGTTGTCTGCTGACGAACTGTTATATACGCTCGAGCTGTTGCTTATCGATGAGCTGTTGTAGACACTCGAGCTGTTCGCTGCTGAACTGTTGTTGCTCACAAAATAACTGTTGCTCGAACTGTTGAAACTCGAGCTGTTGTTAAATGACGAATTGTTAAACGATGAACTGTTAAAGAAACTCGAGCTGTTGCTTATCGATGAGCTGTTGTAGACACTCGAGCTATTGTTAAATGACGAATTGTTAAACGACGAGCTGTTAAAGAAACTCGAGCTGTTGTTAAAGGAGGATGAATTGTTAAATGACGAACTATTGAAGAAACTCGAGCTGTTGTTAAACGATGAATTGTTAAATGACGAGCTGTTAAAGAAACTCGAGCTATTGTTAAAGGAAGATGAGTTGTTAAATGACGAACTATTGAAGAAACTCGAGCTGTTGTTAAAGGAGGAGCTATTAAACTGGCTTGAGCTATTATAAGCACTGGCACTATTAGATGCACTTGCTGCATTAGAGAATGCGCTACTCGAAAAGCTAGAACTGAAGAATGACGAGCTGCTGCTTTCTAAAGAACTGGATGAATTACTCAGGGAGGCGCTTGAGGAGGTTTGAATCGAATTAGATGCCACGGAGCTGTTGGAACTAGAAGCCGAAGAAGAGGCCGAACTCGAAGCAGGATTGTAATTACTTATTGAGCTACTATAGAATGAACTGGAACTGTGTGAATTGGATGAGCTAGAGGCCGTCAATGATGAATTTACTGATGAACTCGATGACGAGCTAGAGCTGTTGTTAGCAGAACTAGACGCTGAACTAGAGGCAGAGGAGCTAGAGCTTGAAGCGGAATGCGAAGCCTGTGAACTATTGTTGTGGGCAGAGGCATTACTACTAGCAGATACAGAATAACTCCATGAACTAGAGCTGAACGCTGCGCTGTTACTACTCGCAGATGAGGATGAAATGCTAGCGGATTGCGAAGCGGAGGCAGATTGACTACTGCTAATTTGTGCACTTGAACTAAAGCTGAATGAAGAGCTGCTTGAACTTTGCGATACACTTGAGCTTTGACTGGAGGATAAGTTTGCTTGTTGGGAGGAGGAAGATGAGCTAAAGACTGAGGAGCTATTTGAGGAAAGACTGTAACTATATGATGAGTTGGACAGACTGAAGCTGGAATGACTAGAAGAGACCGACGATGATGAACTACTTGATGCTGAAGAGTAGAAGCTTGAGTTATTGCTAGATGATGAACTGGATGCAGAACTATTGAAAGAACTTGATGAATAACTAGATGAACTGCTTTGGAAGCTCATAGAGCTAGACGATGCAACATTAACGGATCCTCCTACTGATATAGAGCTACTAAAGCTAGATGACGAGCTGCTTGAGTGGGAGCTTTGGCTAAATGAAAAGCTGGAGTTTGAAGAGCTTGAGGCTGAGCTATGGAAAGAGCTGAAGTTACTACTAGAAGAGCTGCTTTGCGCAGAGAGGCTTTGACTAGAACTTACTGCTGAAGAGGAAGAATTCATTTGTTGGATCTTGTAGAAATCCCCTCCAGGTGTGCCTCCGGTCCCTGGGGCATTATAACCAGTTTGCGGATCATAAGCATTGGCTCCCGCTACTAGCTGATACCATGTATTAAAGACTTGATCAGCTCCGTTTGCAGCGAGTATTGTGCCTAGTATTGTGTTCGAGGGGTCAGAATTATACACGATCACGTTACCCCCAGTTGCATCAATTACGCCGTTATTCTTTAATCCGCCAGTTCCTTGGAGCGGTGGAGTAGGGTAGGCTTCATCAGTAACAATCTGAATGGTTCCATTTGTGCCTGTTTTTACATTGGCACCGGTATTTATTATTACATCTTCATTAGCAGCTAAAAAGATATGTGAAAATTGCCGACCTGGAGCTTGATTACCTATGTTACCAGCTACTATTAAATCATTTAGGACTAGATTGTCGGGACCGTTACCGGGCCCATTTCGTCCAGAAAGAATCATAACTCGTGAATCTGTGTTTGATGTTGTGTCTACATTCTGAATTGTAGTCGTATGACCAGCTGGTCCACGGTCTGACACAATGATGTTTCTTCCTAGCAAATTTGTGATATTAGTATTAGGTAAAGTTGTGTCGTGAGCTATTTTTAGTTGACCGTTTGCTGTATATGAACCACTTCCAGATGAAGAAGGTGTGCCTGCTTGAGCATTTATGGTAGCCGCGTCTTTTATATATAATGAGCCATAGTTTCCATAAGAGCCTATAATATTACCAGGAGTAGTTGTATTAGTGGTTGCTAGTGTAACAGATGAGCCGGCACCGCCGGCGTTGATTACTCTATTCGGTCCCTGTATAATGTTGTTACTTGTAGTCAAATTTATCGTAGAAGGTGATCCAATTAGACCAATGTTGTGATTTTGATTGATATTTCCGTTGGGGGTATTATTCGTTATAGAAATTATGTTAAGTGAAGTGCTTGTTCGGTATATTGCATCTATGATATTAAGGTTTGTCGCATTTTGTGTAACAAAGCTAATTGCACCATTAGATGATTGAAGACCATTGATGTTCAATATGGGATGATTGGTGGTATCTTCAATATATATATTACTCACAGCTATGGCACCTACCCTTTGATTATTCGCATTTGCTCTGATGTCTATGTCGGCTAATCCACTACCTCCTATTGATTGGCCAGCATTCAGTGAAAGTTGAGCTGTAGGACTTGCTGTCTGGAAACGTATATTCGGATTACTGTCCGCCAGTGGATTCGAATCAAGAATGCTACCGAAGTCAGAAGTAATTATTATATTGCCGCCACCAGTCTGATTTAATATTAATGTTCCCAAACTTACATTATTGCCTCCTTTGATCAACATATTTCCGGATGCTGAAACATTTATAGTGCTACTTTCCTGCATGTTAATAGACCCGGTTGCTTGCATTATAAAGTTTGTTCCTGAAGAGACACTAGTTATATTGTTGTTTCCACTTAAAGTTATATTGCCACCTTGTGCATAGGATTCAAAGTTTCGCACATCTGTAATAGAGACGTTATTGGCAATATTGATATTTTCACCTTTAATTATTAGACCCACTGGATTTGTGGGTAGAGTGTTGGAGATATTTCCATTTATATTAACATTGCCAGTTGATAGGGAGCCCCCAGTGTCTGCCTGAATTTCTATAGATGGTGAGATTCCAGTGCCCTGGGCGAAGATCTGAGAAGATGAGGCTAAGGTAAAATTACCCCACGATTCAAATTTTAATGAAGTATTATTGAGGTTGAAGCTATTATTGGGACCTCCGAGATTAATATTACCATTTATCGCCTTGACTAGAGAGTTTTGTGACAAGCCACCTAAGTCCAAATTTTCAACATTCACGTTATTTTGGGCAACAATCTTAAATTCTTTTGCCAGGGTTGTGATGCTTGATCCAACACCCATGTTAACGGATCCATTTGTAGATTGGATAGAGAACAGATTGCCTAACCCTAGATCTATGGTGCCATTTATGGTAACGTTGCCAGCTGCTGACATTTCCATATTGATGTGTTGTGTTGGACTATGAAACAACCCTCCATCTAGAGTGATTACGCCAGTGCCTAAGCCTGAATTATCAGCTTTGAATTTTACCGAAGAATTCGTCCCTGATGTTGTGAATGCAATACCAGTTCCTGGAGCCTGCGATATATTATTGAATGCCGTTATATTTAGGGTCTGATTATTTAGAATAAAAGCTCCTGTCTCATTGAAAAATATACTACCGCCTGTAGAGTTAATGGTAGAATTTAAGCTTCCAGTTAAGTTAATTCCTGGTGTAAAATCAGCCATAATAATATTGCCTGTAGCTGTGATATTTAATTGATCTGCAGTGATACCGAGTATCGTGCCAGCTTGCATATCGAAATCTCCATTCACTACATTGACATTGAAGGCTCCTCCTGAGTGAAATAATGCTCCTCCGCTTAGCATGAGGAAATCTCCATCAGTCGCATTCGCGGTCATATCTCTAACATTAACCGTTGCTAATGGCCCGATAACAATCGTTTCACCTTGCATTGTTATTTTATCCATGTTGGCGTCAAAGTTGATTATTCCATCTATATATATACCGCCGTTAGTTGCTCCTCCACCAGTATCTGCATTGAGAATTAGATGTTGGCCGCTATGCGTTGATCCGTTAATATTAACTATAACTCCTGGATTTATATTTATGTTATTCCATGCATTGATAGTTAATGTAGTGTTCGTGTTGTTAAAGATTAATGTTCCAGTATCAGTAAAGGTAATGTCACCGTTGCCTGAAAATCCACTAGCACTTGAAATCGTAACTGATGTGCCTGAATTTAATAATGCGACTAGAGTTGAGTAATTAATATTCGCAGTGGCTGCAGTTGCTACAAAATTAGGGCTTCCTGTAATATTTGAATTAGGCGCATTCGAGATAGTTATATCAGAAGGGTCAAACAATACAGTGCCAGCCCTTCCATTACGGGATGATGCACTTACTCGAGCTATTGTTTCTAATTCAAAATAACCTTTGGATGACACTTCTATAAATCCACCATCTCCGGCTTCTTCACCTCCATTAGCAGAGATTTCTCCAAACATGCGAGTGACCTCATCTGACCAAATGATTACTTTACCTCCATCTCCGTCTTGTAAAGCGTCGGCTAATATTCTTGTGTCTTGACCTATAAAAGTCGCTCTTGCGTTCTGCACATCGGGATTTTTTCCTTGATAATCCCCTCCAAATAAGACTGTTCCTCCGCCCAGAGCACCTCTGACATCTATCAAGCCTGCTTGGTATAATGCTACTTCATCTGCCAACACCTCAACATGGCCACCTACCGTGTTAACACTCGATGCATCAATTAATCCGGTCACTAGGGTCTGGCTACTTCCTGACTTACCCTTACCTGCATCAATCTTAATTTTACCTCCTTTCCCTGCCAAATCTTTGGCTTCCACGGTCCCATCAACCCTAATTTTCCCACCATCTGTTACGATGAACACCCTCCCGTCTGGGTCTTGCACAGTGCCTTTGACACGTATTCCCGCTTCATTTCCTATATTTATCGCTGTTCCATATATATCCCCTGCAGCTATAATCTCAGCGCTCGCTGCCTCAATGAGCCCATGGTGGTCAATACCAACCCTCTCTTGATCATCCGGCCGCCCAACGCCTCTTTTCCTAACCAACACCCGCGGCGCATTCGGGATGTTTCTTTGATCTTGTATCACAATTTCGCTACCGTATCCATCTGCAACTAATCCTACCGTTCCTCCGGCACTTATCTTGCCCTTATTGTGTATGTAGTTTCCAATTAAAAATACATCACGACCTGCTTGTATCTTTCCGAAGTTCTGAATCTGTCCTACACTTCTGCTGATAAACTCTGGATTCGACCCTTGAAGAAAACTTTCATTGCTCAAATCAAAAGTAGAAAAGTATACACTCCCTCCAACTATAATTCTCCCGTTTGCCCCCACTACTACACCATTGGGATTGATTAAATAGACACTTCCTGTTGCATTCAAGTTTCCGTTTAAGTAGGATCCAAATGCCCCAGTAACCCTGTTCAACGTTGATCCCCCCCCCGGCTGCCAGAAATTAACTGTGTTGTTAACACCGATGTCAAATTGTTCCCAGTTTATGATTGCTTTTTCAGACGATTGAAAAATATCCATCTGGTTTGCGCCATTTTCTATTGTTATATCACCACTTATGACAGTTCCATTAACAGGGAGTTGTGCGCTGATCTTATCCGGCGATGCGATAAAAAAAAGCATTGCTAAGGCCACAATGCTAAACTTTCCTGTCCACTGCACTTTAATCTTTCCCATTATTATTTTTTGATTCCTAGCAGTAGTCATGCTCATAACTATGATTAGATTAAAGAAATTTTTATGTCTTTTTCATGATCAACTACACACATGAATTTTTCTCATTTGAGGATATTACCGAATCAGTTAAAATTCCTCGCCCATTAGTAAAATAACTCATCGAGAGGACATCATTGCGCTCATTGAGAAAATGATGTCTAACAATGCATTTTATGTTTCCTGCAAACATAATTTTCACTTTTTGAGTTTTTATGCTTTTTTAATTAAAATGTCAACTAAATTTTTAGTAAGCCTTCTATTTTTCATCCTCCTCGTTTTCGTTCATCGTTTTTATTTCCACCATCACCTGTAACCTTCCTCAGCTAGACTAAATCAATCATAATCCATACCAACTTTCTCCTCAAACTCCATTTTTAAAATTCTTATTTATTAAATTGCTGATTACCAAATGAATACAAAACTAGCTGATAAATATCATCCTCCAACCCTTTTAATATTTTCCTATTGTGTGTATATTTTTTTCAGTTTAGCCACCGTTTAATAAAAATTTTTTCTCGATATCCATCATACATAAGGTGAATTTAACTTTACGTTAGTCGCGTTGTCCTGTAGTGCTTATACTTGTTCTCAGCACCGTTATTATCCATCTTTGTAACTCTTACCTGAAGTTTATCGATCCATCTATAACCACTCAAAGATCCATTCAAACTAACTCGACAACCATCGACAACACACACCTATTGCTATCAGTCAAAGAACATATTTGATTCATACAATACTTTGAACTTTAATATCATCCATGAAAAACATCCTCATCACCGGCGGCGCTGGCTTCATCGGCGCAAACCTAGCCCTAAAACTCCAAGAAGAATATCCCTCCGCCAAACTTACAATAATAGACGACTTCCGTTCAGCTTCTTTTAAAAATCTTCAAGGCTACCGTGGCGATTTCATCGCCGCTGACCTCGCCACACTCGACCTCTCCCGTTATTTCCGAGCCAATACCCTAGACGCCATCTTCCATCTCGCCTCAATCACCGACACCACCAACCACAACCAATTCCAACAAGTCCACGACAACGTCGAATCCTTCCGCAATCTCCTTCATTTCGTCGCCAGCAAATCCAACAAAACCCGTATCATGTTCGCTAGCTCTGCAGCCACCTACGGCATCGCCTCCGGCGTCAACACCCTCGATCAACCCCTACACCCTGCCAACGTCTACGCCTTCTCCAAAGTCCAGCTCGAAAACCTCGCACGCCTCTTCCTCCGCTCCTACCCCTCCCGCCACATCGTAGGCCTGCGCTACTTCAACGTCTACGGCCCACGCGAAGCTCACAAAGGCACCGCCGCTAGCATGATCTACCAACTCGCCCAGCAAATCAAAGCCGGCCAAAATCCCCGCATATTCAAATTCGGCGAACAACGCCGCGACTTCGTCTACATCAAAGACATCGTCGAGCTCACCATCCGAGCCATCACCACTGCCCGCAAATCGGGCATCTACAACGCCGGCTCCGGCACCGCCCGCTCCTTCAACGACGTCGTCACCATCCTCAACCGCACCTTCGGCACTGACCTCGAGACCGAGTATTTCGACAACCCCTACCCCTTCTACCAACCCCACACCGAAGCCGACATGTCCGTCACCATCAAAGCCCTACGCTACAAGCCTCAATACACACTCGAAAAAGGCATCCTCGACTACTTCCAGTCCGGTCACCTCTAATCTTTTCAATCAAATTTTCACTGCCATCCTCATCCATACGGATAATTTAACTCCAATCCACTATGCCCACCCCCACACCCTCCCCAAAATCCACAACTCAATCCAAGTCCACACCCCCGGCACACCGCCAATACTCCTCAATCCTTTTCGACGGCCCACACCGCGCGCCGAACCGCTCCATGCTCTACCCACTCGGTTTCACCCCCGAAGACTTCACCAAAAACCTCATCGGCATCGCCTCCGCCGCCAGCGAAATCACCCCCTGCAACATGCACCTCGACACCCTCGCCATCGAGGCCAAGCGCGGCGCAGAGCAAGCCGGCGGCAAAGCCCTCATCTTCCACACCATCACCGTCTCCGATGGCATCTCTATGGGCACGCCCGGCATGAAATACTCCCTCATCTCCCGCGAAATCATCGCAGACTCTATCGAGGCTGTCGTCGGCGCACAAAACATGGACGGCTTCGTCGCCATCGGCGGCTGCGACAAAAACATGCCCGGCGCCTGCATCGCCATCGCACGTCTCAACCGCCCCGCCGTCTTCGTCTATGGCGGCACAATCCTCCCCGGATGCCTTACCCTCCCCGACGGCCAAAACAAAGACCTCGACATCGTCTCCGTCTTCGAAGCCGTAGGCGCTCACGCCAACCAAAAAATTTCCGATCAAGAACTCGCCCAAATTGAACGCTGCGCCATCCCCGGCCCAGGCTCCTGCGGCGGCATGTATACTGCCAACACCATGGCCTCCGCGATTGAAGCCCTCGGCCTCTCCTTACCCAACAGCTCCGCACAAACCGCAGTCTCCGATGCAAAGCGCGACGACGCCCGGCGCGCCGGTGAAGCCGTTCTTCACCTCATCGAAAAAAACATCCGCCCCCGCGACATCCTCACCCGTCGCGCCTTTGAAAACGCCATCACCCTCACAATTATCCTCGGCGGATCAACCAATGCCGTCCTCCACCTCCTCGCCATCGCTCGCGCCGCAGGCGTCCGCCTCACCCTCGATGATTTCACCCGCATCGGCCGCAAAACCCCAGTCCTCGCCGATCTCAAGCCAAGCGGCCGCTACCTCATGAATCATCTCATCGCCATCGGCGGCACCGTCCCCCTCATGAAACTCCTCATCGAAGAAGGCTACATGCACGGCGACTGCCTCACCGTCACAGGCAAAACACTCTGGGAAAACGTCAAAGACGCCCAACCCTACCCAGCCGATCAAGACATCATCCGCCCTTTCTCAAACCCCATCAAAAAAGACTCTCACCTCGTCATCCTTCGAGGCAACCTCGCCCCAGACGGCGCCGTCGCCAAAATATCCGGCAAAGAAGGACTCCGCTTCACAGGCCGCGCCATCACCTTCGACTCCGAAGAATCAGCCCTAGAAGCCATCCTCTCCGGCAAAGTTCGCAAAGGCCACGTCATCGTCATCCGTTACGAAGGCCCCAAAGGTGGCCCCGGCATGCGCGAAATGCTTTCCCCCACCTCTGCCGTCATGGGCAAAGGCTTAGGTAAAGACGTCGCACTCATTACCGACGGCCGCTTCTCTGGCGGTTCACACGGATTTGTCGTCGGCCACATCTGCCCCGAAGCCTATGTCGGAGGCCCCATCGCTATCGTAAAAAATGGCGATCCCATTACCATCGATGCCGTGCGTCGCACAATCACCCTCGACATCCCCGAAAAAGAAATTCGCGCCCGCTTAAAAGCCTGGAAAAAACCCAAGCCACGCTTCACCCGAGGCCTCCTCGCCAAATACGCCTACCTCGTCAATTCCGCACACCTAGGCGCTACCACCGACGACACCCTCCAACTCTAGTCCTCCCGCCACACACCCCGGATCAAGACTCACCCCACCAATGACGCGGCGCCGCTGGCAGAAATCGCGGAAACTTCATCTCATAGAGACGAAGCTCTTCCTGCCGTTCCGGCCGCGCCGTGCCAATAAACGTGCGACAGAAAAATTCATAATCCATCCCACACTGAATGCGTCGCTGCTGACGATTGATCTTCGGAAAAATCTTCATGCCACGGCTTAACTTACGCAACTCCGCCGCCCGCTTCCGTGCAAAAGCCTGCGCCTCCTCTACAGATCCCCGCTTAATCTCCTCCTGAAACGCCTCAAGCATTTCCACCGTCACATCACCCCAGATTTTCTCCCATTCCTGTGGACGGATCCGAAGATTATGTAAATGCAAAATCTCAATTTTCTGTGCTTCAGGAATCTTTCGGTAAAAACCAATCACCAGCTGAAACTCCCCTCGCAAACGGCGCTGCCGCAATGCATCGCTAAAATAAATCGTATGCCCCTCTTGCATCAACTTAATCGAGACCGGCACACCCGGAACCCGAGGATTAGCGAAGCCCGGCAAATCCCAATCCGCCGTGTATCCACGCCCTGTAAAAGCATCTATCACATATTGCTCAAAATTCAGGCCGTGCTGCTGTTCCTCTTCCGAAAACAGCCAGCCATTTTGCAAACACAAGCACAAAAACAAAAAAACACATCGCATCATATCTCCCTCCTGCCCGATAACGCATACCCCAGTGTCACACTATCCACATAAGCTATGCCCCCACCCGCAGGCAGCCCAAAAGCCAATCGAGTGACCTTGATCGCATACTGCTTGAGTAACGGCGTCAAATAAAGCACCGTAGTCTCACTCTCCACATCTGTGCCCAGTGCCAAAATAACTTCTTTCGGCTGCATCTTCTTCAGCCGCATTAAAAGGCTTTCGACCGCCAAATGCTCCGGTTCTATCCCCTCAAGAGGATCCAATAAGCCACCCAAGATGTGGTAAAGTCCACGGTATGTCCCGCTCCGTTCAATTTTAATTAGCTCCGCTGCATCCTGCACAATACACCACACCGATGCATCCCGAGTAGGATCACTACAGATGTGGCAAAGACGTTGACCCTCGCTGTAAAATCCACAGTCCGGACACGGCGTAATGGTCTCGCGCACCTGACGAAGCGCCGCCTCTAACTGCTGTTTGGTTTCTAAAGGCGCCTCGACAAACCACTGCGCAAAACGCTCTGCACTCCTCGGCCCCACTGTCGGAAGCAACCGAAACGCCGTAATTAAATCTTGAACCTTAGGCGGATAATCCATCGTATCCTTTTAGAATAAGCCAGGCGGAAGGCCGAGTTGAGCTGTGAGTTGCCCCATCTCCTGCTGAATAGCCTGGCGCCCTTTTTGAAAAGCCTCTCGTGAGGCCATCACAATAAAATCCGCAACCATCTCCACATCCGGCGTCTCACGCAACCACTCAGGATCAATTCGTAGAGCCAACATCTCACCTTCACCACTCAATGTCACCTGAATCTTACCATCAGCCGCCGACGCAGAAAACTCGCGTCTAGCAATCTCCTCCTGAATTTTTTTAGCCCGCGCTTGCAACTGCTGAGCCTGCTGCATGAGTTTCATCATGTTCATAAACCTATAAGTCTAGTCGGAAGCACGCTCATCAGCAAAGGTATAAATAAGCCGATCCTACACGAGCTACGGAGAGACAAACACTGTTTTCTCTCTAAAAAACCAACGCTTGATAAGCCAGACTGACGTAAAAACCAGCGCT is a genomic window of Candidatus Methylacidiphilales bacterium containing:
- the rfaD gene encoding ADP-glyceromanno-heptose 6-epimerase, with protein sequence MKNILITGGAGFIGANLALKLQEEYPSAKLTIIDDFRSASFKNLQGYRGDFIAADLATLDLSRYFRANTLDAIFHLASITDTTNHNQFQQVHDNVESFRNLLHFVASKSNKTRIMFASSAATYGIASGVNTLDQPLHPANVYAFSKVQLENLARLFLRSYPSRHIVGLRYFNVYGPREAHKGTAASMIYQLAQQIKAGQNPRIFKFGEQRRDFVYIKDIVELTIRAITTARKSGIYNAGSGTARSFNDVVTILNRTFGTDLETEYFDNPYPFYQPHTEADMSVTIKALRYKPQYTLEKGILDYFQSGHL
- the ilvD gene encoding dihydroxy-acid dehydratase, with translation MPTPTPSPKSTTQSKSTPPAHRQYSSILFDGPHRAPNRSMLYPLGFTPEDFTKNLIGIASAASEITPCNMHLDTLAIEAKRGAEQAGGKALIFHTITVSDGISMGTPGMKYSLISREIIADSIEAVVGAQNMDGFVAIGGCDKNMPGACIAIARLNRPAVFVYGGTILPGCLTLPDGQNKDLDIVSVFEAVGAHANQKISDQELAQIERCAIPGPGSCGGMYTANTMASAIEALGLSLPNSSAQTAVSDAKRDDARRAGEAVLHLIEKNIRPRDILTRRAFENAITLTIILGGSTNAVLHLLAIARAAGVRLTLDDFTRIGRKTPVLADLKPSGRYLMNHLIAIGGTVPLMKLLIEEGYMHGDCLTVTGKTLWENVKDAQPYPADQDIIRPFSNPIKKDSHLVILRGNLAPDGAVAKISGKEGLRFTGRAITFDSEESALEAILSGKVRKGHVIVIRYEGPKGGPGMREMLSPTSAVMGKGLGKDVALITDGRFSGGSHGFVVGHICPEAYVGGPIAIVKNGDPITIDAVRRTITLDIPEKEIRARLKAWKKPKPRFTRGLLAKYAYLVNSAHLGATTDDTLQL
- the recR gene encoding recombination mediator RecR; translation: MDYPPKVQDLITAFRLLPTVGPRSAERFAQWFVEAPLETKQQLEAALRQVRETITPCPDCGFYSEGQRLCHICSDPTRDASVWCIVQDAAELIKIERSGTYRGLYHILGGLLDPLEGIEPEHLAVESLLMRLKKMQPKEVILALGTDVESETTVLYLTPLLKQYAIKVTRLAFGLPAGGGIAYVDSVTLGYALSGRREI
- a CDS encoding YbaB/EbfC family nucleoid-associated protein; the protein is MMKLMQQAQQLQARAKKIQEEIARREFSASAADGKIQVTLSGEGEMLALRIDPEWLRETPDVEMVADFIVMASREAFQKGRQAIQQEMGQLTAQLGLPPGLF